The following are encoded together in the Capsulimonas corticalis genome:
- a CDS encoding DUF1559 domain-containing protein — MRKGFTLIELLVVIAIIAILAAILFPVFAKAREKARQASCASNLKQLGLGVMQYVQDNDEIYPVGRSFASNDRSVPFANWGQQIYPYVKSTGVYKCPDDSASPSVMGEQGAAAGTPVIPGSYRYNFELGATYGSGGTDWGGAHSIASINEPVTRILVSDANPGGEAGMVWGDWGANQFLDTGRANHTGQLNLLFMDGHVKSVRPIQTVSNGSMWGQINGSTCDAGPAGRDAINCNDTNATIVSDMALLEQKYK, encoded by the coding sequence ATGCGTAAAGGTTTTACACTCATCGAGCTGCTAGTTGTTATCGCCATCATCGCGATTCTAGCCGCAATTCTCTTCCCCGTTTTCGCCAAGGCGCGCGAAAAAGCCCGTCAAGCCAGCTGCGCCAGCAACCTCAAGCAGCTTGGTCTGGGCGTGATGCAGTATGTTCAGGATAACGACGAAATCTATCCTGTCGGGCGCTCGTTTGCCTCAAATGACCGCAGCGTTCCTTTCGCGAACTGGGGACAGCAAATTTATCCCTACGTGAAAAGCACCGGCGTTTATAAGTGCCCTGATGATAGCGCTTCCCCCAGCGTTATGGGCGAGCAAGGCGCGGCGGCGGGAACCCCGGTTATCCCCGGTTCTTACCGCTACAATTTCGAGCTAGGCGCAACTTATGGTTCCGGCGGCACGGATTGGGGCGGTGCGCACTCGATCGCCAGCATCAACGAGCCTGTCACTCGGATCCTGGTGTCGGACGCCAACCCGGGCGGCGAAGCAGGAATGGTTTGGGGGGACTGGGGAGCGAATCAGTTCCTGGACACCGGCCGCGCTAACCACACCGGCCAGCTCAATCTGCTCTTCATGGACGGTCACGTCAAATCTGTGCGACCGATCCAGACAGTCTCAAACGGTTCTATGTGGGGTCAGATCAACGGCTCGACCTGTGACGCGGGCCCGGCGGGACGAGACGCCATCAATTGCAACGACACCAACGCCACGATCGTGTCGGATATGGCGCTTCTCGAACAGAAATACAAGTAA
- a CDS encoding UDP-glucose--hexose-1-phosphate uridylyltransferase, which translates to MTLRTDIPHRRLNALTGEWVLVSPHRTLRPWQGKQETAAREQRPPYDPKCYLCAGNERAGGEKNPEYTGTYVFQNDYAALLPQAHDADTAADTLFHTQAVSGECRVICFSPRHDWTLPVMPVEAIRGVVDVWAAQSEELGVRYRWVQVFENKGEIMGCSNPHPHGQIWASDFLPNEAAMEDKRQREYRATHDAPLLLDYLDGELKDGSRIVVQNEHWVTVIPFWAVWPYETLLLPRRHVLRLSDLTDAERDSLADILKRHLSRYDNLFEVSFPYSMGWHAAPNIPGEDQSHWQLHAHFYPPLLRSATVKKFMVGYEMLAEAQRDLTAEQAAQTLAALPDQHYTER; encoded by the coding sequence ATGACGCTACGCACAGATATTCCCCACCGGCGATTGAACGCGCTGACCGGTGAGTGGGTTCTCGTTTCCCCGCACCGCACGCTGCGGCCCTGGCAGGGCAAACAAGAAACGGCCGCGCGCGAGCAGCGCCCTCCGTACGATCCGAAATGCTATCTCTGCGCCGGCAACGAACGCGCCGGCGGCGAGAAGAACCCGGAGTACACCGGGACCTATGTCTTCCAGAATGATTACGCGGCGCTGCTGCCGCAGGCGCACGACGCCGACACGGCCGCCGACACGCTATTCCATACCCAGGCCGTTTCGGGCGAATGCCGCGTGATCTGCTTCTCGCCGCGCCACGACTGGACCCTGCCCGTCATGCCCGTGGAGGCGATCCGGGGCGTGGTGGATGTCTGGGCCGCGCAATCCGAAGAACTGGGCGTCCGATACCGATGGGTGCAGGTCTTCGAGAACAAGGGCGAGATCATGGGATGCTCCAACCCGCATCCCCACGGCCAGATCTGGGCGAGCGACTTCCTGCCCAACGAAGCCGCGATGGAAGACAAGCGCCAGCGCGAGTATCGCGCCACGCACGACGCGCCGCTGCTGCTCGATTATCTCGACGGCGAGTTGAAGGACGGCTCCCGCATCGTCGTACAGAACGAGCACTGGGTGACCGTAATCCCGTTCTGGGCCGTCTGGCCGTACGAGACGCTGCTGCTGCCGCGCCGCCACGTGCTGCGCCTTTCGGATCTGACGGACGCCGAGCGGGACAGCCTCGCCGATATCCTGAAACGGCATCTTTCGCGCTACGACAACCTGTTCGAAGTGTCATTCCCCTACTCCATGGGCTGGCACGCCGCGCCGAATATCCCCGGCGAGGACCAATCGCACTGGCAGTTGCACGCGCACTTCTACCCGCCGCTGCTGCGCTCCGCCACGGTGAAGAAGTTCATGGTCGGCTACGAAATGCTCGCCGAAGCCCAGCGCGACCTCACCGCCGAACAGGCCGCGCAGACACTCGCCGCCCTGCCGGACCAGCACTACACCGAACGTTGA
- a CDS encoding family 43 glycosylhydrolase produces the protein MKHHKTLFALTCAAAALAPFAASAQREIILPAARDANAPGGLPGLRQLDIQPGMRDPNICHSPDGFYYLTGTIDPADGHTSMWEANDGVPLWRSKDLIHWTSLGIVWSLERDATWSRKWVSEGGGKPRRAVWAPEIHYFNGTYWIPYSMNYYEIGILKSQTGKPEGPYRDVKTDGPIVSGIDPSLFQDDDGKVYLLHDSFNIARLKPDLSALDEPDRKFTFTDNTYGWGEGIYLVKNHGRYIFINTIDPMHNTDGKLPDTYDNTSAVSTGSIYGPYTPRRRAIPHDGHNNLFQDSRGGWWSTYFGSGPFGPWAIRASVLPVAFTPEGRLTIRRTTPRPVWRYTTTAPKGAWTTASYAAKDWKSGAGAFGDPEVSQFGQFTDVGAIWRTSDIWMRQTFTLRSHILGTPQLYIRHNGPAEIWLNGKIAATLAGATSDYVQVTLPDPHSLQPGANTLAVHCQSGGLGYIDVGIVSDPSVLAATSESEAQSWKYTTQTPATDWSAPKFPAANWLTGDAFFGSGLPGVRTPWTTSDIWMRRTFTLTHAPRDPRLRQFHDDDAEVYIDGVAAATLTGYNTAYETSPIDGAARQRLTPGVHTLAVHCGQKTGGQGIDVGIVDAWTAPRSATRIAGRSKSR, from the coding sequence ATGAAACACCACAAGACACTCTTCGCATTGACTTGCGCCGCAGCGGCGCTCGCGCCCTTTGCCGCGTCCGCGCAGCGCGAGATCATTCTGCCGGCGGCGCGCGACGCCAACGCGCCCGGCGGCCTGCCGGGCCTGCGCCAGCTCGACATCCAGCCTGGAATGCGCGATCCGAATATCTGCCATTCCCCCGACGGCTTTTATTATCTGACCGGCACCATCGATCCCGCCGACGGCCACACAAGCATGTGGGAGGCAAACGACGGGGTCCCCTTATGGCGCTCGAAGGATCTGATTCACTGGACATCGCTAGGGATCGTCTGGAGCCTGGAGCGCGACGCCACCTGGTCCAGGAAGTGGGTGAGCGAGGGCGGAGGCAAACCGCGCCGGGCCGTCTGGGCTCCGGAGATCCATTACTTCAACGGAACGTACTGGATCCCTTACAGCATGAACTACTACGAAATCGGCATCCTCAAGAGCCAGACCGGCAAGCCCGAGGGTCCATACCGCGACGTCAAGACGGACGGCCCGATCGTCAGCGGCATCGACCCTTCGCTGTTTCAGGATGACGACGGCAAGGTCTACCTGCTGCATGACAGCTTCAATATCGCGCGTCTCAAGCCCGATCTGAGCGCGCTGGACGAGCCCGACCGCAAGTTCACCTTCACGGACAATACATACGGCTGGGGCGAGGGGATCTATCTGGTCAAGAACCACGGGCGATATATCTTCATCAACACGATCGATCCGATGCACAATACGGACGGCAAGCTGCCGGACACCTACGACAACACGTCCGCGGTGTCGACCGGCTCGATCTATGGGCCATACACGCCGCGCCGCCGCGCGATCCCGCATGACGGGCACAACAATCTGTTCCAGGACTCCCGGGGCGGCTGGTGGTCTACGTATTTCGGCTCCGGCCCGTTCGGCCCCTGGGCAATCCGCGCGAGCGTCCTCCCGGTCGCGTTCACGCCGGAAGGACGGCTTACGATCCGACGCACGACGCCCCGCCCCGTCTGGCGCTACACCACGACCGCGCCCAAGGGCGCATGGACCACGGCCAGCTACGCCGCGAAGGATTGGAAATCGGGCGCCGGCGCCTTCGGCGATCCCGAAGTCTCCCAGTTCGGACAGTTCACGGATGTCGGCGCGATCTGGCGGACCTCCGACATCTGGATGCGTCAGACATTCACCCTGCGATCCCATATCCTCGGGACGCCGCAGCTCTACATCCGTCATAACGGCCCGGCCGAGATCTGGCTGAACGGCAAAATCGCGGCGACGCTCGCCGGCGCGACCAGCGACTACGTTCAAGTCACGCTCCCGGACCCTCATTCGCTTCAGCCCGGCGCCAACACCCTCGCCGTCCACTGCCAGAGCGGCGGTCTCGGTTATATCGACGTCGGCATTGTCTCCGACCCCAGCGTCCTCGCCGCCACCTCCGAAAGCGAAGCGCAGTCGTGGAAGTACACAACTCAAACGCCGGCGACAGATTGGAGCGCGCCCAAATTTCCGGCGGCAAATTGGCTGACCGGCGATGCGTTCTTCGGCAGCGGCCTGCCGGGCGTACGCACCCCCTGGACGACCAGCGACATCTGGATGCGCCGTACATTCACCCTGACCCACGCGCCACGCGATCCCCGATTGCGCCAGTTCCATGATGACGACGCCGAAGTCTACATCGACGGCGTCGCCGCCGCGACGCTTACTGGCTACAACACGGCGTATGAGACATCGCCGATCGATGGCGCCGCTCGCCAGCGTTTGACGCCCGGCGTCCACACGCTCGCCGTACACTGCGGCCAGAAGACCGGCGGCCAGGGGATCGATGTGGGAATTGTGGATGCATGGACAGCTCCGCGCTCTGCAACACGGATCGCGGGGAGATCGAAAAGTCGCTGA
- a CDS encoding substrate-binding domain-containing protein yields MNYPSTDLLDRVLISRDRGIPLHLQVRGTLRDVIENHCEDGQAFWTEALLMDKLDVSRATVRKALSELTREGLLVRRAALGTSVTKKTSPTLLGLFVHQYNSDFQSELLQACAAEASLRGLQLQPYYTHNGEQISEAFERVTLPPHQQRIIILGETEGFTGQLYRALHDRGYHAVIVDAIRPGFRGSYVGTDNAQAIQIGLDHLMQLGHRRITLLVNEPAEVESVRLKIEAFERITWSQGMAEARVVLCGSKPGDSSFDAAGGAMDAVWAQESHPTAVFTVSDPGAWAVLKWCAEHRVDAPGELSVLGFEGVRRSRFTHPTLTTVAHPIADLARRAIDLLWDREERQEFLAPYLLVGESTGPPRP; encoded by the coding sequence ATGAATTATCCATCGACCGATCTTCTGGATCGCGTATTGATCAGCCGGGACCGAGGCATACCTCTGCACCTTCAGGTGCGCGGGACGCTGCGTGACGTCATCGAGAACCATTGCGAGGATGGTCAGGCGTTTTGGACCGAAGCCTTGCTGATGGACAAGCTGGATGTGTCGCGCGCGACGGTGCGCAAGGCGCTGTCGGAACTGACGCGCGAGGGGCTGCTGGTGCGCCGGGCGGCGCTGGGGACATCCGTCACGAAAAAGACCAGCCCAACTCTGCTGGGGCTGTTCGTTCACCAGTACAATTCCGACTTTCAAAGCGAGCTGCTTCAAGCCTGCGCGGCGGAGGCGTCGCTGCGCGGCCTGCAATTGCAGCCGTACTACACGCACAACGGGGAGCAGATCTCCGAGGCGTTCGAGCGCGTCACGCTCCCGCCGCATCAGCAGCGGATTATCATTTTGGGCGAGACCGAGGGGTTCACGGGCCAGCTTTACCGGGCGCTGCATGACCGGGGCTACCATGCGGTGATTGTCGACGCGATCCGACCCGGATTTCGCGGCTCGTATGTGGGAACGGACAACGCGCAGGCGATCCAGATCGGGCTGGACCATTTGATGCAGCTCGGGCACCGAAGGATCACGCTGCTGGTCAACGAACCGGCGGAGGTGGAATCCGTGCGGCTGAAGATCGAAGCGTTCGAGCGGATCACCTGGTCGCAGGGAATGGCGGAGGCGCGGGTCGTGCTCTGCGGCTCGAAGCCGGGGGACAGCTCGTTCGACGCCGCCGGCGGCGCGATGGACGCCGTATGGGCGCAGGAGTCTCATCCGACCGCCGTCTTCACCGTCTCCGACCCCGGCGCCTGGGCTGTCCTGAAATGGTGCGCCGAGCATCGGGTCGATGCGCCGGGTGAGCTGTCCGTGCTTGGCTTTGAAGGCGTGCGCCGCAGCCGGTTCACCCATCCCACCCTGACCACCGTTGCGCATCCGATCGCCGACCTCGCGCGTCGCGCCATCGATCTGCTCTGGGACCGGGAAGAGCGCCAGGAATTCCTCGCGCCGTATCTGCTGGTCGGGGAAAGCACGGGACCGCCGCGCCCATAG
- a CDS encoding glycoside hydrolase family 43 protein, with product MSKNLRPILITLAFLAATAAHAAPKTFTYSNPLNFQYTTEKTPAEQELRDPCIIHEGDTYYTIFTMWPFANKEDGRMGLTDNGSSPGIRIYSSKDLKNWTPGKWLVKSSDLAENCPYKHRFWAPEIHKIQGKFYLIFTADNWLKKEYNSSGEWGYHAFVGVADKVTGPYKHITYIKDSACDTTIMDGGDGKVYAIMPFGDLFEQPIDLSQLEQDKITLGERKKIFSKNSDDPAQPSPGYCEGPWGMKIGKRYYLFYAENFENGGYWTGVAYADNPLGPWRKDPRMKLFEGGHLTVFKGPDYRYWFGYRGESGGASGGRLCADPFTIAADGTVQPIAPTTGPQTVILPPPLPHARPAHPRLAYKKH from the coding sequence ATGTCTAAAAATTTGCGCCCTATTTTAATCACTCTCGCGTTCCTGGCCGCCACCGCCGCCCACGCCGCGCCGAAGACGTTTACGTATTCCAATCCGCTGAATTTTCAGTACACGACAGAGAAGACGCCGGCGGAGCAGGAGCTGCGTGATCCGTGCATCATTCATGAGGGCGATACCTACTACACGATCTTCACGATGTGGCCGTTCGCCAACAAAGAAGATGGGCGAATGGGGCTGACCGACAATGGATCGTCGCCGGGCATTCGCATCTACTCGTCGAAGGATCTGAAGAACTGGACGCCGGGGAAGTGGCTGGTGAAGTCTTCGGATTTGGCCGAGAATTGCCCGTACAAGCACCGGTTCTGGGCGCCGGAGATCCATAAGATCCAGGGCAAATTCTATCTGATCTTCACGGCGGACAACTGGCTGAAGAAAGAATACAATTCGTCGGGCGAATGGGGTTATCACGCCTTTGTCGGCGTTGCGGACAAAGTGACGGGGCCGTACAAGCACATCACCTATATCAAGGACAGCGCCTGCGACACGACCATCATGGACGGCGGCGACGGCAAGGTCTACGCGATCATGCCGTTTGGCGATCTCTTCGAGCAGCCGATCGATCTGAGCCAATTGGAGCAGGATAAGATCACGCTGGGCGAACGCAAAAAGATCTTCTCGAAGAACAGCGACGATCCCGCGCAGCCCAGCCCCGGCTATTGTGAAGGCCCCTGGGGCATGAAGATCGGCAAGCGATACTATCTATTTTACGCCGAGAACTTTGAAAACGGCGGATACTGGACCGGCGTCGCGTACGCCGACAACCCGCTTGGCCCCTGGCGCAAGGACCCGCGCATGAAGCTGTTCGAAGGCGGCCATCTGACCGTCTTCAAAGGCCCGGATTACCGCTACTGGTTTGGATATCGCGGCGAAAGCGGCGGCGCATCGGGGGGACGACTCTGCGCCGATCCATTCACGATCGCCGCCGACGGAACCGTCCAGCCGATCGCCCCCACGACCGGCCCGCAAACGGTCATCCTGCCGCCGCCTCTCCCGCACGCCCGGCCGGCGCATCCTCGGCTGGCGTATAAGAAACATTGA
- a CDS encoding glycoside hydrolase family 43 protein, whose amino-acid sequence MTTIDDFHNTLRINPLPFAYNVDGAASHTELRDPCITREGDTYYLVFTVWPFAGRIVERMGLPDNGSSPGIALYSSKDLKDWAFVTWLVKSSDLAEDCPYKHRFWAPEIHKIHGRFYLIFTADNWNKLEYNPAGEWCDSGYAFVGVADEITGPYEHITYIHGACCDTSLFEDSDGRTYALIPRMNVDVQEIDLTQIDRDIVTLLGKPETVITADNSDIGFAPRPDYLEAPWVFQANGRYYFLSSGPYKADKFPDHAGYWAGVAYADNIRGPWRKDPRGQVFLGGHMAVFQGPDGQDWFAYRGEMEDDKRTHGRLCVDPIQFEVDGRFAAMTPTAGAAKNGDDQ is encoded by the coding sequence ATGACGACAATTGACGATTTCCATAACACTCTGCGGATAAACCCTCTTCCGTTTGCCTACAATGTCGACGGCGCCGCCTCGCATACCGAGCTGCGCGATCCGTGTATCACGCGTGAGGGCGATACTTATTACCTTGTCTTCACGGTCTGGCCGTTCGCGGGACGGATCGTCGAGCGGATGGGATTGCCGGACAATGGGTCGTCGCCGGGGATCGCTTTGTATTCCTCGAAGGATCTGAAGGATTGGGCGTTTGTGACGTGGCTGGTGAAGTCTTCGGATTTGGCCGAGGATTGCCCGTACAAGCATCGGTTCTGGGCGCCGGAGATCCATAAGATCCACGGAAGATTTTATCTCATTTTCACGGCCGACAACTGGAATAAACTGGAGTACAATCCCGCAGGCGAGTGGTGCGATTCGGGCTACGCGTTTGTCGGAGTGGCGGATGAGATCACGGGACCGTACGAGCATATCACATATATTCATGGGGCCTGCTGCGACACATCGCTGTTCGAGGACAGCGACGGGCGCACATACGCGCTGATTCCACGGATGAATGTGGACGTGCAGGAGATCGATCTGACGCAGATCGACCGGGACATCGTGACGCTTCTCGGCAAGCCGGAGACGGTCATCACGGCGGATAACAGCGACATCGGCTTCGCGCCTCGGCCGGACTATTTAGAAGCCCCCTGGGTCTTTCAGGCGAACGGCCGCTACTACTTTTTGTCCTCAGGGCCATATAAAGCAGACAAATTTCCCGACCACGCCGGATACTGGGCGGGGGTCGCGTATGCGGACAATATCCGGGGGCCGTGGCGCAAGGATCCGCGCGGGCAGGTCTTTTTGGGCGGACACATGGCGGTGTTCCAGGGGCCGGACGGGCAGGATTGGTTTGCGTACCGGGGCGAAATGGAGGACGACAAACGCACGCATGGGCGGCTTTGCGTCGATCCGATCCAATTTGAAGTAGATGGACGCTTCGCGGCGATGACGCCGACGGCCGGCGCGGCGAAGAACGGAGACGACCAGTGA
- a CDS encoding family 43 glycosylhydrolase, giving the protein MQMTERRTECAADRLEPIVRGDYPDPTIIRVGQDYYLTHSANSFAPALLIWHSTDLKNWTPLAHALTEYDGDVWAPDLAYHQGKFYIYYTTSGKNHVIVADDIRGPWSEPVDLNVPHIDPGHHALPDGRRFLHLSGGHQIELTADGLATKGEMRKIYNGWPIPFPTQIEGMAEESPKAFFRDGWYYLITAQGGTAGPATGHMVVAARSRRHDGPYENAPHNPLIRTGHRRERWWSRGHATLIEDAVGDWWIVYHAYERGYVSLGRHTMLQRVEWRDGWPYVTDECFAAPPRQTPLSDRFDSPELGWQWQFNGEMDRTRFQAGGGALRLQARGESPSDGSAPLCIRPQDRAYQVEVDVEISGDGTEAGLLFFYDATAYTGLALTDSHIMLRLRKHHEKAVDLPVRRATLRLVNDHHDVEYWVRIAGGEWEQIARGNEISGWNHNALGGFLGLRVALYAAGPGEAVFRDFRYEAL; this is encoded by the coding sequence ATGCAGATGACGGAGCGACGGACGGAATGCGCCGCCGACAGGCTGGAGCCGATCGTGCGCGGCGACTACCCCGATCCGACGATCATTCGCGTCGGGCAGGACTACTACCTGACGCACTCGGCCAACTCCTTCGCGCCGGCGCTGCTGATCTGGCATTCCACCGACCTGAAGAACTGGACGCCGCTGGCGCACGCGCTCACCGAGTATGACGGCGATGTCTGGGCTCCGGACCTCGCCTACCATCAAGGCAAGTTTTACATCTACTATACAACTTCGGGAAAGAACCACGTCATCGTCGCCGACGATATTCGGGGACCGTGGAGCGAGCCCGTCGATCTGAATGTCCCGCATATCGATCCAGGGCACCACGCCCTGCCCGACGGGCGGCGGTTCCTGCATCTCTCCGGCGGACATCAGATTGAATTGACCGCGGACGGCCTTGCGACCAAGGGCGAGATGCGCAAGATCTACAACGGCTGGCCGATCCCCTTCCCCACACAGATCGAGGGCATGGCCGAGGAAAGCCCCAAAGCGTTCTTCCGAGACGGCTGGTATTATCTCATCACCGCGCAAGGCGGCACGGCCGGTCCCGCGACAGGCCATATGGTGGTCGCCGCCCGCTCGCGCCGCCATGACGGTCCTTACGAGAACGCGCCGCACAATCCCTTGATCCGTACGGGACATCGCCGCGAGCGCTGGTGGTCGCGCGGCCACGCGACGCTGATCGAAGACGCCGTCGGCGATTGGTGGATCGTCTACCACGCCTACGAGCGCGGCTACGTCAGCCTCGGCCGGCACACAATGCTTCAGCGCGTCGAGTGGCGGGACGGCTGGCCGTATGTGACCGACGAATGCTTCGCCGCGCCCCCTCGCCAAACGCCGCTGTCCGACCGTTTCGATAGCCCGGAGCTTGGCTGGCAATGGCAGTTCAACGGCGAAATGGATCGAACGCGCTTCCAGGCAGGCGGCGGCGCCCTGCGTCTCCAGGCACGCGGCGAATCGCCCTCGGACGGCAGCGCGCCGCTCTGCATCCGCCCGCAAGATCGCGCCTATCAAGTCGAAGTCGATGTCGAAATCTCCGGCGACGGAACCGAAGCCGGCCTGCTCTTCTTCTACGACGCAACGGCCTACACGGGACTGGCGCTGACGGATTCGCACATTATGCTCCGACTGCGCAAGCATCACGAAAAGGCCGTGGATCTGCCGGTCCGCCGAGCCACGCTGCGCCTTGTCAACGATCACCACGATGTCGAGTACTGGGTCCGAATCGCCGGCGGCGAATGGGAGCAGATCGCGCGCGGCAACGAAATCTCCGGCTGGAACCACAACGCCCTCGGCGGCTTCCTCGGCCTGCGCGTCGCTCTCTACGCAGCCGGACCCGGCGAAGCCGTGTTCCGTGATTTCCGGTATGAGGCGTTGTAA
- a CDS encoding substrate-binding domain-containing protein, with the protein MAQPTTDLLDRVLISKERGAPLHLQVRGILRDIIEHQCEDGQPFWTETVLMQKLGVSRATVRKALSDLTREGLLVRRAALGTTVSKKTIANTLGVFVHQYNSDYQSELLQACADECRRRGFQMQPYYTHNGDQVSEAFERVKLPPHQQRIIIMGETEGFTSQLYKALQDRGYRAVVVDAIFPGFRGAYVGTDNEQVVRLGVDHLRSLGHKRITLFVNEPAAVESVQVKIRTFERICREEGLDESRVFLCGTKLGESSFDAAYQSMDRVWMQEPRPTALFTLSDPGAWAALKWCAGRRIEVPAQLSVLGFEGVRPSRFTNPSLTSVAHPIVDLAKRAIDLLWEKDEKQELLPPHLVMGDSTGPAPSP; encoded by the coding sequence ATGGCCCAACCAACGACCGATTTACTTGACCGGGTTTTGATCAGCAAAGAGCGAGGGGCTCCGCTGCATCTGCAAGTGCGGGGTATCCTGCGCGACATCATTGAACACCAGTGCGAGGACGGGCAGCCGTTCTGGACCGAAACGGTGCTGATGCAGAAGCTGGGCGTATCGCGCGCGACGGTGCGCAAGGCGCTGTCGGACCTGACGCGCGAGGGGCTGCTGGTGCGCCGGGCGGCGCTGGGAACGACGGTCAGCAAGAAGACTATCGCGAATACGCTGGGCGTGTTCGTGCATCAGTACAATTCGGACTATCAGAGCGAGCTTTTGCAGGCCTGCGCCGACGAATGCCGCCGTCGCGGCTTCCAGATGCAGCCGTACTATACGCACAACGGCGATCAGGTTTCCGAAGCGTTTGAGCGCGTGAAGCTGCCGCCGCATCAGCAGCGCATCATTATCATGGGCGAGACCGAGGGGTTCACCTCGCAGCTCTATAAGGCGTTGCAGGATCGTGGCTACCGCGCCGTTGTGGTCGACGCCATCTTTCCCGGGTTTCGGGGCGCTTATGTGGGGACTGATAACGAACAGGTCGTGCGCCTCGGCGTGGACCATCTGCGCTCGCTCGGACACAAGCGCATCACGCTGTTTGTGAATGAGCCGGCCGCCGTGGAATCCGTACAGGTTAAGATCCGGACATTCGAGCGGATCTGTCGCGAAGAGGGTTTGGACGAGAGCCGGGTGTTTCTGTGCGGCACGAAGCTGGGAGAAAGCTCGTTCGACGCCGCGTACCAATCGATGGACAGAGTCTGGATGCAGGAGCCGCGCCCAACCGCGCTCTTCACCCTTTCCGATCCCGGCGCCTGGGCGGCGCTAAAGTGGTGCGCCGGCCGCCGGATCGAAGTCCCCGCGCAGCTCTCCGTGCTTGGTTTTGAAGGCGTGCGGCCGAGCCGATTTACGAACCCCTCCCTCACAAGCGTCGCGCACCCGATTGTCGACCTGGCGAAGCGCGCGATCGATCTGCTCTGGGAAAAAGACGAGAAGCAAGAACTGCTGCCGCCGCATCTGGTTATGGGGGACTCGACCGGGCCCGCGCCCAGCCCGTAA